CCGTCCGCCACGCCTCGCAGGTCGTGACCATGGACGAGCCGCCCTCCCACGCCCTCCGCCGCAAGCGTGACTCCTCGATGCGGGTGGCCGCCGAGCTGGTCCGGGACGGCGAAGCGGCGGCCTTCATCTCGGCCGGCAACACCGGCGCCGCCATGGCCATCGCCATGTTCACGCTCGGGGTCCTGCCCGGCGTGGACCGTCCGGCCATCGCGGTCCCGCTGCCGAACCTCAAGGGTCGCACCATCCTGCTCGACGTCGGCGCCAACATGGACCCCAAGCCGCGGCACCTCGTGCAGTACGCGCTGATGGGACATGTCTATGCCCGGGACATCCTCGGAGTCCAGGCCCCGCGCGTGGGCCTGCTCTCGGTCGGGGAGGAGGAGGGCAAAGGCAACGAGCTCGTCCGCGAGGTCTTCAAGACACTCGAGGCGATGCCGCTGAACTTCGCCGGCAATGTGGAGGGCCGGGACATTTACAATGGCTCGGTCGATGTCGTGGTCACCGACGGCTTCACCGGCAACGTGGCGCTCAAGATCTCGGAGAGCCTGGCCGACATGATCCTGCACCTCATCCGCGAGGAGCTGACGCGGACGCCCATGGCGAAGCTCGGCGCCCTGCTCGTGCGTCCGGCGTTCCGCCGTTTCTGGAAGCGCGTGGACTACAACGAGCTCGGCGGCGCGCCGTTCCTCGGGATCAACGGCGCCTGCATCATCAGTCACGGCGCCTCGCCGCCCCGCGCGGTGAAGAACGCGATCCGCGCCGCTGCCGAGTGGGTACGGACCGACGTCAACGCGCACATCCGGGCGGCGCTGGCCGGAGAGCTCGGCCAGTCGATCGCCGAGCCGCGACGCCCGCGCGCCGAGGACAAGCCGACTCCCTCGGCGGGTCCTCGGCCCTCGTGACCCGCCGGTGGGGCCGTCGGCCGTGACGGGTGAGCGCTCGCTGGCATTCTGCTTTCCGGGTCAGGGCTCTCAGGCCGTCGGCATGGGCCGGGACTTCCACGATGCTTCGTCGCGGGCGCGGGCGCTGTTCGAGGAGGCCGGTGGCGCCCTCGGGTTCGATCTCGCCCGGCTCTGCTTCGACGGCCCCGAGGCCAGCCTCCAGCTGACCACCAACGCCCAGCCGGCCATCCTCACGGTCAGCGTGGCGGCTGCGGCCGTCCTCGCCGAGCGGGGCGTCACTCCCCGGATCGTGGCCGGCCACAGCCTCGGCGAGTACTCGGCGCTCGTGGTGGCGGAGGCCCTGACCTTCGCCGACGCGGTGCGGCTCGTACGCCGGCGCGGAGAGTTCATGCAGGAGGCGGTCCCGGTGGGGACGGGGGCGATGGCGGCGATCCTCGGGCTGGACCTCCCCGTCGTCGAGGCGATCTGCCGGGAGGCCGCGGGCGATGATGTGGTCGACATCGCCAACGTCAACTCGCCGGTGCAGGTCGTGGTCGCGGGACACCGGAGCGCCGTCGAGCGGGCGGTCGCCCTGGCGGCCAGCCGGGGCGGGAAGCGGAGCGTGCTCCTGCCGGTCAGCGCGCCGTTCCATTGCCGGCTCATGGCCCCGGCGGCCGAGCGGCTGGTCCGGGCGCTCGAGGAGGTTGCCGTCGCCGCGCCGCGGCTTCCGGTCGTGCGGAACGTGGATGCCGGCCTCACCAAGAGCGCCGAAGAGGTGCGACCCTTTCTCGTGCGGCAGGTGACGGCGCCGGTCCGGTGGACCGACTGCGTGGGGCGGATGGCGGCCGAGGGCGCCACCATGTTCCTCGAAGTCGGTCCCGGGCGGGTGCTGACCGGCTTGCTCAAGCGCATCGACGGAACGCTGGCGGGCCTGGCGGTGGAGGATCCGGCGGCTCTGGACAGGGCCAGCGCAGCCCTGGGCGCGCCGAGCTGATCGGATCGTCCGATGGCCGGTGAGCCGGCGGCGCGAGTCGCGATCGTCACGGGCGGAACCCGGGGCATCGGCCGGGCCGTGGCCCGCGCCCTGACGGCCGACCGGTTCTCGGTCGTCCTGTCCGGCCGGGACGCGGCGCGGGTCGAGGAGACGGC
The genomic region above belongs to Candidatus Methylomirabilota bacterium and contains:
- the fabD gene encoding ACP S-malonyltransferase; this encodes MTGERSLAFCFPGQGSQAVGMGRDFHDASSRARALFEEAGGALGFDLARLCFDGPEASLQLTTNAQPAILTVSVAAAAVLAERGVTPRIVAGHSLGEYSALVVAEALTFADAVRLVRRRGEFMQEAVPVGTGAMAAILGLDLPVVEAICREAAGDDVVDIANVNSPVQVVVAGHRSAVERAVALAASRGGKRSVLLPVSAPFHCRLMAPAAERLVRALEEVAVAAPRLPVVRNVDAGLTKSAEEVRPFLVRQVTAPVRWTDCVGRMAAEGATMFLEVGPGRVLTGLLKRIDGTLAGLAVEDPAALDRASAALGAPS
- the plsX gene encoding phosphate acyltransferase PlsX; the encoded protein is MRIAVDAMGGDAGPPVTVEGAVGAAREYGLEVTLVGDKATLERELSRYQVRSLRITVRHASQVVTMDEPPSHALRRKRDSSMRVAAELVRDGEAAAFISAGNTGAAMAIAMFTLGVLPGVDRPAIAVPLPNLKGRTILLDVGANMDPKPRHLVQYALMGHVYARDILGVQAPRVGLLSVGEEEGKGNELVREVFKTLEAMPLNFAGNVEGRDIYNGSVDVVVTDGFTGNVALKISESLADMILHLIREELTRTPMAKLGALLVRPAFRRFWKRVDYNELGGAPFLGINGACIISHGASPPRAVKNAIRAAAEWVRTDVNAHIRAALAGELGQSIAEPRRPRAEDKPTPSAGPRPS